Proteins from one Camelina sativa cultivar DH55 chromosome 8, Cs, whole genome shotgun sequence genomic window:
- the LOC104706962 gene encoding UMP-CMP kinase 3 isoform X1, whose product MGSIVDGANGTASGKKPTVIFVLGGPGSGKGTQCAYIVEHYGYTHLSAGDLLRAEIKSGSENGTMIQNMIKEGKIVPSEVTIKLLQKAIQENGNDKFLIDGFPRNEENRAAFEKVTEIEPKFVLFFDCPEEEMEKRLLGRNQGREDDNIETIRKRFKVFLESSLPVIQYYEAKGKVRKINAAKPIEAVFEEVKTIFSPEAEKVKINSCSIL is encoded by the exons ATGGGATCCATTGTTGATGGTGCAAATGGAACCGCAAGTGGGAAGAAACCCACTGTTATTTTTGTCCTTG GTGGTCCTGGAAGTGGAAAAGGTACCCAGTGTGCCTATATTGTCGAACATTATGGTTACACACATCTGAGTGCTGGAGACCTTCTTAGGGCTGAAATTAAATCAGGTTCTGAGAATGG AACTATGATCCAGAATATGATTAAAGAAGGGAAGATTGTACCGTCTGAGGTTACAATCAAGCTTTTACAGAAAGCAATTCAGGAAAACGGGAATGATAAATTCCTCATTGATGGTTTCCCTCGCAATGAGGAAAACCGTGCAGCATTTGAGAAAGTT ACTGAGATTGAACCAAAGTTTGTCTTGTTCTTCGATTGTCCTgaggaagagatggagaagCGCCTGTTAGGCCGCAACCAG GGGAGAGAGGATGACAACATTGAGACTATAAGGAAGCGCTTTAAGGTGTTTCTTGAATCTAGCTTACCAGTGATTCAGTATTACGAAGCTAAGGGAAAAGTTAGGAAG ATTAATGCCGCCAAGCCCATTGAAGCTGTATTTGAGGAGGTGAAGACAATTTTTTCTCCTGAAGCTGAGAAGGTAAAAATCAATAGTTGTTCTATTCTCTAA
- the LOC104706961 gene encoding two-component response regulator ARR22-like, translating into MTREELPNLAESKLTALVVDDNFVNQSIHQKLLSRLGIQNDVVCNGKEAVDAHCSGRNYDLILMDMDMPIMNGTQATKRLREMGIESKIAGVTTRANEGEKKEFMEAGLNDFQEKPLTISKLLSILHKLDFYVQT; encoded by the exons atgaCGAGAGAAGAGCTTCCAAATTTGGCAGAGTCGAAGTTAACAGCTTTGGTCGTAGATGACAATTTCGTAAATCAAAGCATACATCAAAAACTTTTGTCTCGTCTAGGGAttcaaaacgatgtcgtttgtAACGGGAAAGAAGCTGTTGACGCTCATTGTTCCGGTAGAAACTATGATCTTATTCTTATGGATATGGACATGCCCATCATGAACGGTACTCAG GCGACAAAGAGACTAAGGGAGATGGGGATAGAGAGCAAGATAGCAGGAGTAACGACTAGAGCTAacgaaggagagaagaaagagtttaTGGAAGCTGGCCTTAATGACTTTCAAGAGAAACCTCTTACTATATCTAAGCTTCTCTCTATTCttcataaacttgatttttatgTCCAAACCTAA
- the LOC104706962 gene encoding UMP-CMP kinase 3 isoform X2, which translates to MGSIVDGANGTASGKKPTVIFVLGGPGSGKGTQCAYIVEHYGYTHLSAGDLLRAEIKSGSENGTMIQNMIKEGKIVPSEVTIKLLQKAIQENGNDKFLIDGFPRNEENRAAFEKVTEIEPKFVLFFDCPEEEMEKRLLGRNQGREDDNIETIRKRFKVFLESSLPVIQYYEAKGKVRKINAAKPIEAVFEEVKTIFSPEAEKVEA; encoded by the exons ATGGGATCCATTGTTGATGGTGCAAATGGAACCGCAAGTGGGAAGAAACCCACTGTTATTTTTGTCCTTG GTGGTCCTGGAAGTGGAAAAGGTACCCAGTGTGCCTATATTGTCGAACATTATGGTTACACACATCTGAGTGCTGGAGACCTTCTTAGGGCTGAAATTAAATCAGGTTCTGAGAATGG AACTATGATCCAGAATATGATTAAAGAAGGGAAGATTGTACCGTCTGAGGTTACAATCAAGCTTTTACAGAAAGCAATTCAGGAAAACGGGAATGATAAATTCCTCATTGATGGTTTCCCTCGCAATGAGGAAAACCGTGCAGCATTTGAGAAAGTT ACTGAGATTGAACCAAAGTTTGTCTTGTTCTTCGATTGTCCTgaggaagagatggagaagCGCCTGTTAGGCCGCAACCAG GGGAGAGAGGATGACAACATTGAGACTATAAGGAAGCGCTTTAAGGTGTTTCTTGAATCTAGCTTACCAGTGATTCAGTATTACGAAGCTAAGGGAAAAGTTAGGAAG ATTAATGCCGCCAAGCCCATTGAAGCTGTATTTGAGGAGGTGAAGACAATTTTTTCTCCTGAAGCTGAGAAG GTTGAAGCCTAG